GCATCGAGTTAGCACACGGTAGTGGTAAGTCTACGCTTATTTGGCCTGTTCCAAAGTGGTTTCCCGGCCCCGTGGTGACTGACACAAAACCATCAAGCATACCGTCTACGACACGGTATTTTCCAATATATGTTCCAGCTGTGCCGAGCCGGACCTCTGTCCCCCCTTCCGTGCCTCCTTTGTACCAATCGTTCCCGTAGTATCGCATGGTTGGGGTCCAGGTTTTCCACGGATTTGACGCGGTTCCGACATCTCGCCATACGCCGTCATCATCCAGGCGTTTTGTGTTTGCGTTGCGGTCTGTGGTAATCATCGTGCCTTTACGGCAATCCAAGTGTGAGCAATTCGCTAAGCCATCAGGGGTGACTCTGAAGGGCCCGCCGTCACCGCCCCACATGCGCATATCGAAAATTTGGTCAATGCTGCTACGCCCCGCCGTGACCTTAACAATTGCTAGCAAAGCGTCGTATTTTGTGCCAGGAATCCGGTTGATGTTATTTGTCACACCTGCGCCGCTTGACACCACGCTAGGGATCGTGCTCGCATTGCCTTGGATCGCGATAATCTCGGCTTCTGGCTTCTGCCACTCCACCCTGACAACAATCGCATCCCACCGGCTCCCACTTGACGGGGCACTAATTACAACCTGCTCGGTGGCTGTGGAATTTACCCTTGCACCTGCAGCAAAGCCGCTCCCCTGCGCCACTGACACCCGCAACCCTGAGCCTTTTTCCGGCTTAAAATCGGCCGGGGAATCCACCTTAAACCGCGCCGTCAAGCACTGCACCATATCCGCATACTGCGACGGGCCAATAATGGTATTTGCGGTTCCTAGCGCGCTTATCGCCATGCTTTCCTCCTTAATTATTCCCCATTATGGGGGGTAGCGACTTTCGGGGTCACGGTTAAAGCCATCGGAGTATATTCCACCACAACCTCGGTGATGACCTGCTCAAATGCGCCAATAGGAAGCTCTAGAGTGACAATATCCCCCACCTGATATTGGTGCGTGTGTTTATTATCACTCCCGAACTCCCACACGCTCGATGGTGTGACCTCCACCTCAATCTCGCGGGTTCCTGCGTGCTCTGCAAGTAGCGCTTCTGCTACTTGCTTCGCTTCTTCTTCCGGGGGCTTATATTCCCCCTGTGCTAAGCGCCTAATCCACCTACCGGAATCCCCATCGGTAAAGCTGTGAATCTCCTGCTCAGGGTGCTTTTTATCATCATGCACGAAAATATGGGTGGCGGTAGGCCTAGTGGCTTTAATTTTCCAGGAAGTTATATCCTCCCCGGCTGTGGACCACACCAACCCGTCTACTCGTCTATATTTTCGAACATCAGCAACCACAACCGGCGTACTCGAACTCACCCCATCAAGCACCGGATCACCGGGTAACCACGGCTCTAAACTCACCCACAAATTCGTGTCAGCCAATGCCTTTTTAACCAGGTCAGAGACTTTATCCAGGCGTGCCGCGATACTCCGATTAGGGCCCTTTGGGTTATCAGGAAGGACCACGATAGGGTGTCCAAGAATCTCGACCCCTGCTCGAATGATCTTTCGAATAACTTCATCCGCGCTGCCTTTAGCGGTAAAGAATTCCGTGGTCTTTTGCTCCACACTATTAATCGGCCATTGCCTAGGTGCCGGGGGGATGATCTCACCATCAAGCAAGGACCACGGCGACGCTGTAACAATCCTTACGCGCACATCATTTGGGGCCTGATCCTCCGCATAGACCGTAGCCTCCACTGGGATCGACACATGCCGAAGCCCATTAAAACCCACCACCAGCAAGTATTTTCCGTCAATTGATGTTAATAGCCCCGTAGTTTGAGTTAGGGGAGCTTCAAGAACCGCCGTTCCTGATCCGGTCATCTCCCACGTGACTTCAAGCTTTTCCGGCTGCTCTACACGCCCTACCGGCCCATCACCATCGACAGGCCATACCTCGGCATAAATCGGGTCATAAGTCAAGCCGCGCGGCGTATTAAATACCGTATCCATCTAAAACGGCCTCCGATACTGTGGACGGCCTGTAACCTCAATCGCACTATCGGAAGTCATACCCTCAGCACTCACTACGAGCCTGATTTTCTCCCCTACCGGTACCGGGGCGTAAGCCCCTCCCACCTTGGAAAATCTCGAATCGCCCGTGTGTTCCTCGATCACAGTGCGCTCGCCGGGCCGGGTTGTGATTACCACTACTTCACCGGCTGCTATCTCCCCCTTATAAACCAACACCGAATCACCCACCCCTATATGGGGGTTCACCATCGGGCCAACCAGCCGCCACGTAACCCACATAGGGCCCTGACCGGAATTAGTCAAATAGGCATTACCTTTACCCGCCGTGACCTCCGGCTGAGAGATATACAGCGGCCATCCGTGCCCCTCGGGGCCGAAGAAAGGGATCGCGGCCTTTTTATCCCCCTGAGCAATATCAATCCCAAAAGTAGTGGATTGTGGCGCGCCCTCCCAATAGGGGGTGCTACCTGCAAGAATCCACGCCTCCACCCGGTCCTTACTCTCACAAAACGGGGCCCCCGGATCATAGGTCCAGGTGGTTTCCGGGGTTTTATTCAGGCGTGCTCTAAGCTCACGCACCATCCCATCAGGCCGGGTAAAGCGCAATATCCCCTCCTTTTCCGGGGAATTCGCCAAGCTCCACCACTCCTCAGCCAGGGAATAATACTCTTGGCCCGTGAGCGTACCACCAACCTCAATTTTTAGGGTGGGCTCAGCGCGTCTAATGCTTACCCCCGCCCATTGTGATTCTCCTCTCACGAAGGTGTGTTCGTGCTGGCTTGCTTCTAGGCCTTCTTGCCCCTCTGCAAGGATCACACCCTCAGCACCGCCGGTTAAATCCCATACTTTTCCGCGCGGATCGATCCACTCACATATTAGCTGTTCAGGCACTATTTTTCACCCTCTCTAATCCGCCGCTTCAGGTCCAGAAGTTCAAGCTCCCTAATTGGCCGCGTAGGATCCGCTGCCACAATCGTGCCAACCGTGATACCGCCTGAATTTTGCGCATCGAAACCATGCCCGCTACCCCTGCTTGCGATAGTGCTTACATCAGCTTGGTAGCCATCCAAATTGCCTTGCACCGCTTTCGCCATGCGGTAAGAAGCCTGCACCGCCTGGCCGGTCGTATCCTCAATGCCAGCCGCAAAGGCTGCACCAACTGACCGGCCCGAGTACAATACCCAGCCCCGGCCTGAGAAAGGGCCCTCCTTCGCCGGAGAGAAAGGGAAGAGATTACGCGCGGCCTGAACAACGCGCCCAACCGCGCTGATTACCGCGCCAATCATCGAGGTAATACCGCTAATAAAGCCTTGGATAAGCGCCCGGCCCGAAGCCACCAAAAGCCCGCCAAGATTCCCTAGCGCGCTCATCGCCATGCCCGGAAGCCTACCAACCCAGCTCACAGCCTGCGACACACCCGCGGAAAAGATCGCTACCGCGCGATTCCACATGCCAGTAAAGAAATTAATAACGCTATTAACCATTCCGCTAATCGCATTACTAACCCCACTTACAAAGCCCGTGATCGCGGCAATCACGCTTGCGACCATGTTCACAAAACCAGCAATCACACTAGCGACAAAGCTCACAATCGCCGCCAGCACGCTACCCACAAAGCCTAAGATCACGGCTACCAAGCTCAAGAATGCCGCCGCCACATTTGCCACCACTTGCAGCACCGGGGCAAGCGCCATCACAATCGATCCGATAATAGCTACTAGCGCGCTAATCGCCGGCATAAGCGCGGTAATAACCGGCATAAGAGCGCTAATAATCGTGGCTGCAAGCTGCAAAATCACCGTGATAATCGGCATAGCCGCCGCCACAATTTGCGCAATCACCTGAATGATCTGAATCACAACCGGAACTAGGGCGGTGATCGCTGGCATAAGAGCCGCCATAATCTGCGAAGCCACCTGCTGCAACACCGGGAATAGCGGCTGAATTGCCTGCACAACCCCCATAAACGCACCCATGATCCCATCCATAGCGCCCGGAATCTGGGTGAACGCCGCCATGAGCAAGCCAATTCCAGCCACCACCAAACCCACCGGGGAAGTGAGCAAACCAAGGGCGGTTCCTACCCCCTGCACAATGCCCACAACCGGCCTGAACAGCGCAAACGCGCCTGCCGCTGCTGCCACCACCGGAGCCATGCTAGAAAGCGCATTAGCGAAAGTCTCTAAGTAGGGTGCTACCGCTTGCATAGCGGAAGCCAAGGCGCCACCAATCACGCCCGCGATTTGCCCAATCGCCGGTAAAAGCGGGCTCACAGCGGAAAGAATCGCGCCAAAAGCGGCGCCCAAAGGCCCCATAACCGGGGCGATCTGCTGCAACCCAGACCCTAGCGCATCCACAAAGGTCGATAATCCAGGGCCGATAGCTTGAATAAAATCAGCAATCGCAGGGGCCAAGGTTTGGCCTATAATCCCAGCTAATTGGCCTACAATCGGAAGTACAGCACCCACCGCGCCACTCATAGCTTCAAAGAAGCTCACCAGGGTTTGCATCCCCTGAGCGGAATTCACCCACTGATTTGTGTGCTCGATCACTTGCCCAAGAGTGCCAAGAAAAGGCGCGCCAGCGGTGCTCATCGCGGACCATACCCCGGAGGTTATGCCGCCTAGCTGCTGCATAACCCCCCAAAATTCCTGCACCTTGGCAATCGAGGCATTAAGCGAAGCCTCTAGCTCACCGCTTTCAAATCCGGCCACGAGCTTATTGCTCCAGGCTTCGGCCATGCTGGAAATATGGCCGGTCATTCTTTCCAGGATCGGAGCACCAGCCGCGCCTAAAGCCACAATACCGGGCACGGATCCGGCGATAGCCTGTACCAAATTACCCGCCGCGCGGCTGGAATTTTCCAGTAGGCTAGTGGTCATTTTAAGCCCCTGACCATTGGAAACAAAAGCAACAACCCCGGCCGCGGCATTCCCCATATCCATAGCAAGGCCGGTAATCGCGCTACGCACCGGCTCCACCAAATTCTTCAAATCCCCAATATTTGAGAGATTCGCCCAGAAGCTTTGCTGCACCTCCTCGCCAAGGCCGCTAAAGGATTCTTTCAGCCCGCGCATAGCGGTA
This genomic interval from Corynebacterium poyangense contains the following:
- a CDS encoding Gp37-like protein; protein product: MDTVFNTPRGLTYDPIYAEVWPVDGDGPVGRVEQPEKLEVTWEMTGSGTAVLEAPLTQTTGLLTSIDGKYLLVVGFNGLRHVSIPVEATVYAEDQAPNDVRVRIVTASPWSLLDGEIIPPAPRQWPINSVEQKTTEFFTAKGSADEVIRKIIRAGVEILGHPIVVLPDNPKGPNRSIAARLDKVSDLVKKALADTNLWVSLEPWLPGDPVLDGVSSSTPVVVADVRKYRRVDGLVWSTAGEDITSWKIKATRPTATHIFVHDDKKHPEQEIHSFTDGDSGRWIRRLAQGEYKPPEEEAKQVAEALLAEHAGTREIEVEVTPSSVWEFGSDNKHTHQYQVGDIVTLELPIGAFEQVITEVVVEYTPMALTVTPKVATPHNGE
- a CDS encoding phage tail protein; amino-acid sequence: MGKTVGAANVKIMPNTKEFRHKLEAYLNRIEDTLTAHIGAEVKERELIMSAQKAVKAAEAAVKDFKVGAEVNSAHMVEQARRAKNKAENALDHIKADIDVNNNRFLMAVKATVKAAGRPDIHAQLKLDTKAFYAALATAKVASRFFGGHLLTNLRMIPQMMGTIAVATVGLAGMAPTFAAAATATWGFVAALGSLAGAMAPGFFTGAAMAIGVLKSAFKGMGEALKAESAEDFSNAISKMPPAAQEAATAMRGLKESFSGLGEEVQQSFWANLSNIGDLKNLVEPVRSAITGLAMDMGNAAAGVVAFVSNGQGLKMTTSLLENSSRAAGNLVQAIAGSVPGIVALGAAGAPILERMTGHISSMAEAWSNKLVAGFESGELEASLNASIAKVQEFWGVMQQLGGITSGVWSAMSTAGAPFLGTLGQVIEHTNQWVNSAQGMQTLVSFFEAMSGAVGAVLPIVGQLAGIIGQTLAPAIADFIQAIGPGLSTFVDALGSGLQQIAPVMGPLGAAFGAILSAVSPLLPAIGQIAGVIGGALASAMQAVAPYLETFANALSSMAPVVAAAAGAFALFRPVVGIVQGVGTALGLLTSPVGLVVAGIGLLMAAFTQIPGAMDGIMGAFMGVVQAIQPLFPVLQQVASQIMAALMPAITALVPVVIQIIQVIAQIVAAAMPIITVILQLAATIISALMPVITALMPAISALVAIIGSIVMALAPVLQVVANVAAAFLSLVAVILGFVGSVLAAIVSFVASVIAGFVNMVASVIAAITGFVSGVSNAISGMVNSVINFFTGMWNRAVAIFSAGVSQAVSWVGRLPGMAMSALGNLGGLLVASGRALIQGFISGITSMIGAVISAVGRVVQAARNLFPFSPAKEGPFSGRGWVLYSGRSVGAAFAAGIEDTTGQAVQASYRMAKAVQGNLDGYQADVSTIASRGSGHGFDAQNSGGITVGTIVAADPTRPIRELELLDLKRRIREGEK